The following proteins come from a genomic window of Phaeodactylum tricornutum CCAP 1055/1 chromosome 19, whole genome shotgun sequence:
- a CDS encoding predicted protein, protein MKRRPVVRCIAMAVAVVTVGIHFLLRGILFLPNIANLRRPYGTAAISGVGYHFNDSEFASNAYKDHFRSRLDSLLSATNYTEIITWQGVGQMDHFLSSFWSGNYGCDVLRTSLGRSETKQGPILLNISFGCDDLFRQSHLGSGNFLTGLYGLRIAARALGNADLLITCPDAIDQKSQLLLPHVMGFFPEATHPVPAHDPSRRSVSVSKACSNANFSPMGYLLNEMQHEWRTMAIRMVGIPYPDHPSGAWARIHLWNTTTNDSTKYRSIRQLPVVESTDVPLYPSVELDESVIHFRCGDLMASNHPGFGFMKFHDYARHLFVNTSSIGIVTQSFNANATQQRNIDSGKGERCRLVVDALVDFLQERFPEARIRVHNDIRETMALTYARIVMAHQSVVAISTFGVFAAVASFGTAYIRKPETTGFLARKLPNKWLVYGAGYITNDTSIHLFDAPLRINAKDIRLLWKQRGGDAVVEWFRNETLGGSYPCSTDPRIEHRKLCLPYI, encoded by the exons ATGAAACGCCGACCTGTAGTTCGTTGTATTGCTATGGCCGTCGCCGTAGTCACTGTGGGCATTCACTTTTTGCTTCGCGGAATCCTCTTTCTGCCGAATATCGCCAACCTCCGCCGACCTTACGGCACTGCGGCAATAAGTGGTGTCGGGTACCACTTCAACGATTCAGAGTTTGCTTCCAATGCCTACAAAGATCACTTTAGAAGTCGACTCGACAGCTTATTGAGCGCAACGAACTACACCGAAATCATAACGTGGCAAGGAGTGGGGCAAATGGATCACTTTTTGAGTTCCTTCTGGAGTGGCAACTATGGTTGCGACGTCTTGCGCACTTCCTTGGGCCGTAGTGAAACCAAACAGGGGCCTATCTTGCTCAACATTTCCTTTGGCTGTGATGACTTgtttcgacaaagtcatTTGGGCAGTGGCAATTTCCTTACCGGTTTGTACGGTCTTCGAATAGCCGCACGGGCACTGGGAAACGCCGATCTTCTTATTACGTGCCCCGACGCCATCGACCAGAAGTCACAGCTTCTCTTGCCTCATGTGATGGGTTTCTTTCCCGAGGCCACTCATCCTGTGCCTGCACATGATCCCTCCCGACGATCCGTATCTGTATCCAAGGCGTGCTCCAACGCCAACTTTTCACCGATGGGCTACTTACTGAACGAGATGCAGCACGAGTGGCGTACAATGGCGATCCGTATGGTAGGTATACCGTATCCAGACCATCCTAGTGGCGCGTGGGCCCGTATACACTTGTGGAATACCACGACGAACGATTCAACCAAGTATCGTAGTATTCGACAGCTTCCAGTAGTAGAGAGCACCGACGTGCCATTGTATCCAAGTGTTGAATTAGACGAATCGGTCATTCATTTTCGCTGTGGAG ATTTAATGGCAAGCAATCATCCCGGCTTTGGATTCATGAAGTTTCATGACTACGCCCGACATCTTTTTGTCAACACAAGCTCAATAGGGATTGTTACCCAGTCATTCAATGCCAACGCCACTCAGCAACGAAATATTGATTCTGGCAAAGGTGAGCGTTGTCGTTTGGTGGTAGATGCACTGGTAGATTTTTTGCAAGAGCGGTTTCCCGAAGCGCGAATTCGCGTCCACAACGACATACGGGAAACTATGGCACTCACATACGCCCGCATTGTCATGGCTCATCAATCCGTTGTTGCCATATCCACTTTTGGAGTGTTTGCTGCCGTGGCCAGCTTTGGTACAGCATACATTCGGAAACCAGAAACAACGGGATTCTTGGCCCGGAAACTGCCGAACAAGTGGCTGGTTTATGGAGCTGGCTACATTACCAATGATACCTCCATTCATTTGTTTGACGCACCCTTACGAATAAATGCCAAGGATATTCGACTCCTTTGGAAGCAACGTGGTGGAGATGCCGTAGTGGAGTGGTTTCGGAACGAGACGCTGGGTGGGTCCTACCCCTGCTCGACCGATCCCCGAATCGAGCATCGCAAACTTTGTTTGCCTTACATTTAG
- a CDS encoding predicted protein, whose translation MSSTKLYLRVERRNQTFCLLCETSDTIASLKTQLALAASQHSTDGVDADQMRLLLDTTVLEDDSTIAGLELKDDAVLYLVYAVADNEYESVDVVSTAFQEG comes from the exons ATGTCGAGCACTAAACT CTATCTTCGCGTGGAGCGCCGCAACCAAACGTTTTGCCTTCTCTGTGAGACGTCCGATACCATTGCTAGCCTCAAAACGCAGCTAGCACTTGCCGCTTCTCAACATTCGACGGATGGAGTCGATGCCGACCAAATGCGACTACTGTTAGACACCACAGTATTGGAAGACGATAGTACAATCGCAGGACTTGAACTCAAAGATGATGCCGTCTTGTATTTGGTTTACGCCGTGGCGGACAATGAGTACGAATCAGTTGATGTCGTTTCGACGGCCTTTCAAGAGGGATAG
- a CDS encoding predicted protein, producing MEDVEEVAEALPTIPEDVPTLTTEEATTLPVPVANSDLDEVTDAPESVETEQSPEIVEEDIDTSEPASVTNSTMDDYDSVASEQSNNVSRDEADSHDSHEEVQGLTVASAVGPVSSPSHVSGQFDEIEVDESMLLPTDDEEELIEEETEQVDFREDSSGGFEEVEVPSDNEGDILIADDEPLEDDDTHASIDQVSESDDSAHSGEISPEDEVPNGDTSDESIYSVSDAPREESVPSLDSAVSLSTEDRSSNSVSFMLANNEVFSPSDSAVVNPNLSMEPLTKTASVAHTEPLEFELDEMGPVTGIQIEDSSSRTSVNSSSHSDPFSRQTDDSNEVALIPFVDSNESNASQWTPLSASTPVMTPSGRVFAPAPPTIRNSTMGLYEDEPTDEMGGMDRHNENPTVVPKHEDLNRNSGDTAKIGKVTAAGTVATALAASERSPLDASMPMEDAMSTHPIETSGSYHEAGLEDKSSSHNLGEEFHDESASGDDSVFSGAEEGSDGDMEGVAIEETDDEEPDGVREESLEELDREEFEFDSDDGDDARVKGQSSLVLTAYAGPESDEDSVSLVRTSDDGEDIEIGLEGASEKDSASYRDEYGKSMDEEDSHYRGCCAVFLSNPCTQLLCCVISVLIILGVILVVVLAGGDSPTDGGRPFPTGAPNGGSVTSAPTPDGFTRMPTTLPTNSPTPFNIESVLLAKLSGIAGSSFGFSAAMTRSSRSFMAIGAPEGGAGSVSMYSNSTGQWQSFQVLSSPQQEGRFGAAVSLTDDTSSTGLMVGAPNVLATGTNIPVGAAYYYEYNRADARWAQLGSVIQGGALAENAQEHFGAAVATSDVYRVAIGAPMNNAAAARAGRVYTYEYRQDGAIFDWVPMSDSSVTGTTTDERFGSSLDMSTDGNVMVVGSPFRSLFYIYQWNGSTWSFIFSGSTPGGNLDEEFGSSVAVLSNDFIAAGGPGASNEAGVVRVYELQNNGLFRQFGPDIVGRNGERIGELNSLTGAITERGPAVSVGTVDGLIRRFDYNANLGEWQERFEAVSTGFSGPVSSLSMVTNGLASSIVAGHAAGNEAAVYEAFFGLTANPAGVPDVTLPPVASDSPSPTAVPTPPPGPETMTPSPTAVPIPQPSAESLVPSPGVSSSAPSLLLTLSSAPSPATVNMTVLPTLAPLSGTPSSAPSVALLAISLVRLLPGGSPNTDTGSSVALTDSSLAFGAPLFQNGGGIVQPYRGSGGGYTALDPIFAVNGGRFGEAVDATDGGGRNALLVGAPTAFDEQGLNVRFGAAYYYELVGDVYSMIGSTIEPPLTPQASGGRFGTSVAVARNIRRVAIGAPFTSTSATVQRTGRVYTYDYDGTNWTALETTPVEGFVTDDFLGFDVDLSDDGSRLLVGAPGSTSGVVLYYQLSGLFWQPIFSLPGFESDELFGTTVKILTADGNTIAMGGPGFGASNNGVIRVYRRSSDGTFVQQGQDIVGAANERLGNRNTLTGSNGKLLVGTASGTVKRLDYMVSTDEWTQVSEQENVSRISALDTTGSVDTFLLGDFLIEACPE from the exons ATGGAGGACGTAGAAGAAGTGGCAGAGGCACTTCCGACGATTCCCGAGGACGTTCCGACCCTGACGACCGAGGAAGCGACAACGCTACCGGTGCCTGTTGCAAACTCTGACCTTGACGAAGTCACGGACGCTCCCGAATCCGTAGAGACGGAACAATCACCGGAGATTGTCGAGGAAGACATTGACACCTCCGAACCAGCCTCGGTCACGAATAGTACCATGGACGACTACGATTCTGTTGCTAGTGAGCAATCCAACAACGTGTCCAGGGACGAGGCCGATTCTCACGACTCGCATGAAGAGGTGCAGGGGTTGACGGTGGCTTCTGCAGTAGGTCCCGTCTCTTCCCCGTCGCATGTCAGTGGTCAGTTTGATGAAATTGAAGTCGACGAAAGCATGCTTCTACCAAccgatgacgaagaggaactgattgaagaagaaacggaacAAGTTGACTTCAGGGAAGATTCCTCCGGAGGCTTTGAAGAAGTCGAGGTGCCTTCGGACAACGAAGGCGACATACTTATTGCGGATGACGAACCTCTTGAAGATGATGATACGCATGCCTCCATCGATCAGGTCAGTGAATCGGACGATAGTGCTCATAGCGGAGAGATTTCGCCAGAAGATGAGGTACCGAATGGCGACACCTCGGACGAATCGATCTATAGCGTGAGTGATGCGCCCCGCGAAGAATCTGTTCCTAGTCTCGACTCGGCGGTCAGCTTGAGTACTGAAGATAGGAGTTCGAATTCAGTGAGCTTCATGTTAGCCAACAACGAAGTATTCTCTCCCTCAGATTCGGCTGTGGTTAACCCCAACTTGTCCATGGAGCCGCTCACGAAAACGGCTTCCGTCGCGCACACCGAGCCGCTCGAGTTTGAGCTAGACGAAATGGGACCAGTCACAGGCATTCAAATCGAGGACTCCAGCAGCCGTACGTCCGTCAATAGTTCTTCCCACAGCGATCCATTCTCTCGTCAAACTGACGACAGTAACGAGGTTGCCCTTATTCCATTTGTAGACTCGAACGAAAGCAACGCCTCACAATGGACACCACTTTCAGCTTCTACTCCGGTCATGACTCCTTCAGGTAGGGTTTTTGCCCCTGCACCGCCAACCATACGGAATTCCACCATGGGCTTGTACGAGGATGAACCGACGGACGAAATGGGTGGCATGGATCGTCACAATGAAAACCCGACCGTGGTACCAAAACACGAGGACTTAAATCGCAACAGCGGAGACACGGCGAAGATTGGTAAAGTAACCGCTGCGGGGACAGTGGCAACAGCTCTGGCAGCATCGGAGCGATCGCCACTGGATGCCAGCATGCCGATGGAAGACGCCATGTCAACGCACCCAATAGAAACAAGCGGCTCGTACCACGAAGCGGGTCTTGAGGACAAATCATCTTCGCACAATCTGGGGGAAGAGTTTCACGACGAATCAGCTTCCGGGGATGATAGCGTGTTCTCTGGTGCCGAAGAAGGTAGTGATGGCGATATGGAAGGCGTTGCTATTGAGGagacggacgacgaagagccCGATGGCGTCAGAGAAGAGTCCTTAGAAGAACTGGATCGCGAAGAATTCGAGTTCGATAGCGACGATGGTGATGACGCTCGTGTCAAGGGGCAGTCTTCACTAGTACTGACAGCATACGCTGGTCCAGAAAGCGATGAAGATTCCGTAAGCCTGGTACGCACGAGTGATGACGGAGAGGATATCGAAATTGGTCTGGAAGGGGCCTCGGAGAAGGATTCCGCTTCCTACCGAGATGAATACGGAAAAAGCATGGACGAGGAGGACAGCCATTATCGCGGGTGCTGTGCGGTTTTCTTGTCAAATCCCTGTACGCAACTTTTGTGCTGCGTCATATCCGTCTTGATCATTCTAGGGGTCATATTGGTGGTGGTGCTAGCGGGGGGCGATAGTCCGACGGATGGTGGTAGACCATTCCCTACAGGTGCCCCTAATGGAGGGAGTGTAACGTCGGCCCCCACACCAGATGGTTTTACACGAATG CCGACCACTTTGCCTACAAACTCTCCAACTCCCTTCAATATCGAAAGTGTTTTACTGGCGAAGCTCAGCGGCATTGCCGGATCGAGCTTTGGGTTTTCCGCCGCGATGACGCGATCGTCTCGCTCTTTCATGGCAATTGGTGCCCCGGAGGGCGGTGCCGGTTCGGTGTCAATGTATAGTAACTCGACTGGTCAATGGCAATCTTTTCAAGTTCTATCATCTCCACAACAAGAAGGAAGATTCGGAGCTGCAGTCTCGTTAACCGACGACACGTCCTCTACTGGTTTGATGGTCGGCGCACCAAATGTCCTCGCTACAGGCACAAACATACCTGTAGGAGCAGCCTACTATTACGAGTACAACCGTGCCGATGCCAGATGGGCACAGCTTGGATCAGTGATACAAGGAGGTGCGTTAGCGGAAAATGCCCAGGAGCACTTTGGTGCTGCAGTTGCAACCAGTGATGTTTACAGGGTTGCCATTGGTGCTCCAATGAACAACGCCGCCGCTGCTCGTGCAGGACGTGTCTACACCTACGAATATAGACAAGATGGAGCCATCTTTGACTGGGTCCCCATGTCTGATTCGTCAGTGACAGGCACAACAACAGATGAACGATTCGGTTCCTCGCTTGACATGTCCACTGATGGAAACGTCATGGTAGTCGGTTCGCCCTTTCGAAGCCTTTTTTATATTTACCAGTGGAACGGTAGCACATGGTCCTTCATATTCTCGGGGTCGACCCCTGGTGGAAATCTAGATGAGGAGTTTGGATCTTCGGTAGCTGTCCTGTCCAATGACTTTATCGCTGCTGGTGGTCCAGGTGCTAGTAACGAGGCCGGGGTCGTTCGAGTCTATGAGCTCCAAAATAACGGTTTGTTCCGACAGTTTGGACCAGATATCGTTGGCAGAAATGGCGAACGTATTGGGGAGCTCAACAGTTTAACGGGAGCAATCACTGAACGCGGCCCGGCTGTCTCGGTGGGTACTGTTGACGGTCTTATTAGAAGATTTGACTACAATGCCAATCTCGGTGAATGGCAAGAACGCTTTGAAGCTGTCAGCACTGGATTTTCTGGACCAGTGTCTTCACTATCCATGGTCACCAATGGACTAGCAAGTTCGATTGTTGCAGGGCACGCTGCAGGAAATGAAGCTGCCGTCTATGAAGCCTTCTTTGGACTCACGGCCAACCCAGCTGGAGTCCCAGACGTTACATTGCCGCCGGTAGCCTCTGATTCTCCTTCACCGACTGCTGTTCCGACCCCTCCGCCCGGGCCCGAGACAATGACACCTTCGCCTACTGCTGTCCCGATTCCTCAGCCCAGTGCCGAGAGCTTGGTACCGAGTCCTGGTGTTTCATCCTCTGCACCTTCTCTTTTGCTGACGCTTTCATCAGCTCCGTCGCCTGCTACCGTCAATATGACTGTTTTACCGACTTTGGCCCCTTTATCTGGGACCCCTTCGTCGGCTCCCAGTGTAGCTTTGTTGGCCATTTCGCTTGTTCGCCTTCTCCCAGGTGGAAGTCCGAACACCGACACTGGCTCTTCCGTAGCTTTGACAGATTCTTCCTTGGCCTTCGGTGCACCGTTGTTCCAGAATGGGGGAGGCATTGTTCAGCCTTACCGAGGATCTGGAGGGGGCTATACTGCGCTGGATCCTATCTTTGCCGTGAATGGTGGGCGTTTTGGAGAAGCTGTCGATGCTACGGACGGTGGTGGTCGTAATGCACTTTTGGTCGGAGCCCCCACAGCTTTTGACGAGCAAGGCTTGAATGTTCGCTTCGGCGCTGCCTACTACTATGAGCTTGTCGGTGATGTGTACTCTATGATTGGATCGACAATAGAACCACCGCTGACGCCTCAAGCTTCTGGCGGTCGATTTGGTACGTCTGTGGCCGTCGCCAGGAATATTAGACGAGTTGCAATTGGTGCTCCCTTCACGAGTACGTCGGCCACTGTCCAGCGTACCGGTCGTGTTTACACATACGACTATGACGGCACCAACTGGACAGCTTTGGAAACGACTCCCGTAGAAGGCTTCGTGACGGACGATTTCTTGGGTTTCGATGTGGATCTTTCCGATGACGGTTCTCGTCTTCTTGTAGGAGCACCAGGGAGCACTAGTGGTGTGGTGTTGTACTATCAGCTTTCTGGACTTTTCTGGCAACCTATTTTTTCGCTACCTGGCTTTGAATCAGACGAGCTCTTTGGGACCACGGTCAAGATTCTGACTGCCGATGGCAATACCATAGCCATGGGAGGACCAGGCTTTGGAGCCAGCAACAATGGCGTGATTCGGGTTTACAGACGAAGTAGCGATGGAACTTTCGTCCAGCAAGGCCAAGATATTGTTGGCGCCGCCAACGAGCGATTGGGAAACCGCAACACGCTCACTGGTTCGAATGGCAAGTTGCTTGTCGGGACGGCCAGTGGTACAGTCAAGCGACTAGACTATATGGTTTCCACGGATGAGTGGACTCAAGTTTCGGAGCAGGAGAACGTCAGCAGAATTTCGGCCCTCGATACTACTGGATCGGTAGACACCTTCTTGTTGGGCGAC TTCTTAATTGAAGCTTGCCCGGAATAG
- a CDS encoding predicted protein — protein sequence STGVKPKTTLAPEEVYYEGPPAITETIVPTISILTVVGIIPAAAAWARQAWVRYKITSRRIRVTSGIGGKDMAEIVYPDIVELRTAKRLFGDGDMVAFLRDGAKFEMRNIPEFETAMEFILDQVDPEVAATYRRKGDVTKP from the coding sequence AGTACCGGTGTCAAGCCCAAAACGACACTGGCTCCGGAAGAAGTCTACTACGAAGGCCCGCCCGCCATTACCGAAACAATTGTCCCCACTATTTCCATTCTCACCGTGGTGGGTATAATCCCGGCCGCGGCAGCGTGGGCCCGGCAGGCCTGGGTCCGTTACAAGATCACCTCCCGTCGCATTCGGGTAACTTCCGGTATTGGTGGCAAGGACATGGCCGAAATTGTTTATCCCGACATTGTCGAGCTGCGTACCGCCAAACGATTGTTCGGCGACGGGGATATGGTGGCTTTTCTGCGGGATGGTGCCAAGTTTGAAATGCGCAACATTCCGGAATTCGAAACCGCCATGGAGTTCATTCTGGATCAAGTCGATCCCGAAGTGGCGGCCACCTACCGACGAAAAGGAGATGTTACCAAGCCGTGA
- a CDS encoding predicted protein encodes MSESVWSKTILVALLRLFICLYVFPFLLVGVHLHAVASSHQTLFVYIQRKESGEAIGVDRETRKNIYGTSPSIGGDNGVDDAVITGVYDYVQEGLFVWRESQHIKSSSWTRFSWPDITSNRFTSPRDGFSITDISSVVSPTRLSRSRDSSEWCLYAGRDWKKVACHEGSAVVGEYIDTDTVSGAVDTSSQNDKIRIQIQYISSFDRWRHGSASSPFGYRTTIKLKPWQRMLLEKPATLFWMGINIGLAFVYWNRRIAVSSVAKVYSKMMHDGEIWRGLSGATAHFETWHLFFNMQALYSLGSELESNDGSTKYSSVTFFMYTASLVLWTTIFWLLLETLKRRFESAMSPVASGDSPTVGFSGVLFAWMVVASLEQSQTCPVHFLPSLCFVTHEFVGFRFNFAPLVQLGIAQVLLPRVSLTGHLAGILSGLALHWGLLPLAYTQPAVLLPTLYAMYLKFVCPTTQVFSTRLGSNDTSDRVARFSHQWGLKIVLAMSSWTFGVMNALTICFGLVVGYGHWNSGKLPKDIRVVKGWMITVVLACLLDAMSVAGWTLLVPGASRLPAAIAPTSVMVIRWVAFMTSLAGAACHLTPTGSTGDSGDEANTSGIFDMVLGWTVVQPATVLAHAWSRDRVLPTGVFAGPGQALGGVSCSTELASSTRPTRWGGQGYRLGAKVDDRNHDTELSVVL; translated from the coding sequence ATGAGTGAAAGCGTCTGGTCCAAGACGATTTTGGTAGCGCTGCTCCGATTATTCATTTGCCTCtacgtctttccatttctgctGGTCGGCGTTCATTTACATGCCGTCGCTTCCTCCCACCAGACGCTCTTCGTATATATACAACGTAAAGAATCAGGAGAAGCTATTGGTGTAGATAGGGAAACACGAAAAAATATCTACGGAACCTCGCCGTCGATTGGGGGTGATAACGGCGTCGATGACGCTGTCATCACGGGAGTATACGACTACGTTCAAGAAGGTTTATTCGTTTGGCGAGAGTCGCAACATAtaaagtcgtcgtcgtggacTCGATTTTCTTGGCCTGATATTACTTCAAACAGATTCACTTCCCCGCGTGATGGCTTTTCGATCACCGACATTTCGTCGGTAGTAAGTCCAACAAGGTTAAGTCGTTCCAGAGATAGCTCCGAGTGGTGCTTGTATGCAGGACGGGATTGGAAAAAAGTTGCTTGTCACGAAGGATCAGCCGTAGTGGGTGAATACATCGACACCGATACTGTTAGCGGTGCTGTAGacacatcatcgcaaaatgacAAGATTCGCATACAGATCCAATATATTTCTTCGTTCGATCGGTGGAGACATGGGTCTGCTTCATCGCCATTTGGCTACCGAACAACAATCAAACTTAAGCCGTGGCAGCGCATGCTTCTGGAAAAACCCGCGACGCTGTTTTGGATGGGGATCAATATTGGTCTAGCGTTTGTATATTGGAATCGGCGTATTGCAGTCTCGTCCGTTGCCAAAGTGTATAGCAAGATGATGCATGATGGAGAAATATGGCGCGGGCTGTCCGGTGCGACGGCCCATTTCGAGACTTGGCATTTATTCTTCAATATGCAGGCTCTATACAGTTTGGGATCTGAGTTAGAAAGCAATGATGGTAGCACCAAATATTCCAGTGTCACGTTCTTTATGTACACAGCATCGCTCGTGCTTTGGACTACCATTTTTTGGTTGCTTTTGGAAACACTAAAGCGACGATTTGAAAGCGCAATGTCACCGGTCGCATCGGGGGATTCTCCGACTGTTGGATTTTCCGGCGTCTTGTTTGCCTGGATGGTGGTGGCCTCGCTCGAACAATCTCAGACTTGTCCAGTGCATTTTCTGCCGAGTCTGTGTTTTGTCACGCACGAATTTGTTGGCTTCCGGTTCAACTTTGCCCCGCTCGTACAGCTTGGCATTGCTCAAGTGTTGCTGCCCCGTGTTAGTCTAACGGGACATTTGGCAGGAATTTTATCCGGGTTGGCACTGCACTGGGGCTTGTTGCCCTTGGCATATACGCAACCAGCCGTTTTGTTACCCACCTTGTACGCGATGTATCTGAAATTCGTTTGTCCCACTACTCAAGTGTTTAGTACAAGGCTCGGCTCGAACGACACTTCGGACCGTGTCGCACGATTCTCGCACCAATGGGGGTTGAAGATCGTTTTGGCCATGTCAAGCTGGACGTTTGGCGTCATGAATGCACTAACGATTTGCTTTGGACTAGTTGTTGGCTATGGGCACTGGAATAGTGGTAAGCTACCGAAAGATATAAGAGTGGTGAAGGGGTGGATGATCACGGTTGTCTTGGCATGTTTATTGGACGCTATGAGCGTAGCAGGCTGGACACTTTTGGTCCCTGGCGCCTCGCGCCTACCGGCAGCAATCGCACCTACGTCTGTAATGGTCATCCGATGGGTAGCCTTTATGACGAGTTTGGCTGGGGCGGCTTGTCATTTGACGCCAACCGGTAGCACCGGTGATAGTGGCGATGAGGCTAATACTAGTGGTATATTTGACATGGTACTCGGATGGACTGTGGTCCAGCCAGCGACGGTGTTGGCTCATGCTTGGTCCCGAGATCGTGTCTTGCCGACCGGTGTCTTTGCCGGACCTGGACAAGCGCTAGGGGGCGTGTCGTGCTCTACCGAGCTTGCTTCCTCGACGCGACCAACCCGTTGGGGTGGACAGGGGTATCGTCTCGGTGCAAAAGTAGACGATCGAAACCATGACACGGAGCTCTCCGTGGTGCTGTAA
- a CDS encoding predicted protein: protein MAAFLESWHEAAITSLGLFWTAFWAFALGYLISSMIQVFVTRKKMQELMGVEGVKSIALATFFGFVSSSCSFAALSGARSLFAKGAGLVPALSFLLASTNLVIELGIVIAVFLSWEFVVGEYVGGIILILLTWLLVHFTTRFAPVEEARQRALKHENAGSEGQGSHGNQRRRNEGESMKDGASRDKRNSDTEREVEDGDASDDDDHESRDEDNQGSMKPHKFFAKDSWEQVAMRYFMEWNMVWKDVTVGFTVAGIVSAFVPNSFFNWLFISGDDPSFWELLEECLVGPVAAFFTFIGSMGNIPLAAVLFENGVSFAGIMAFIFSDLVVIPIIRINAKYYGLKMALYILGVFLTVLVATALILYYVFDVIGILPSPESVDSLSERDFFELNYTFGLNIIFLVMSVGLFGWYFAKHGFGWSMGGTVIEIGLFWLALASYIWLIGGLLAIV from the coding sequence ATGGCCGCCTTTCTAGAAAGTTGGCACGAAGCTGCCATCACATCACTTGGCCTTTTCTGGACCGCATTTTGGGCATTTGCGTTAGGCTACCTTATCTCTTCTATGATCCAAGTTTTTGTGACGCGAAAAAAAATGCAAGAACTCATGGGCGTTGAAGGCGTAAAGTCAATTGCCTTGGCAACTTTTTTCGGCTTTGTGAGCTCTTCGTGCAGCTTCGCCGCTTTGTCTGGAGCCCGTTCTCTTTTCGCCAAAGGGGCTGGCCTTGTACCAGCTTTGTCGTTTCTTTTGGCTTCGACCAATCTCGTAATCGAGCTAGGAATCGTAATTGCCGTCTTCCTGAGCTGGGAATTTGTGGTTGGTGAATATGTCGGAGGGATTATTCTAATTCTGTTAACGTGGCTCCTGGTCCATTTTACGACACGGTTTGCTCCCGTGGAAGAAGCACGTCAGCGAGCGCTAAAGCATGAAAATGCTGGTAGCGAAGGCCAAGGTAGCCACGGCAATCAAAGAAGACGGAATGAAGGCGAGAGTATGAAAGATGGCGCAAGTCGCGACAAGAGGAACAGCGACACGGAAAGGGAGGTAGAAGACGGAGATGCttccgacgatgacgatcACGAATCCAGAGATGAAGATAACCAAGGTAGCATGAAGCCGCACAAGTTTTTTGCCAAGGATTCATGGGAACAGGTGGCAATGCGCTACTTCATGGAGTGGAACATGGTTTGGAAAGATGTAACAGTTGGCTTTACTGTTGCTGGCATTGTCTCCGCTTTTGTGCCCAATTCATTTTTCAATTGGTTGTTCATAAGCGGGGACGACCCATCTTTCTGGGAATTGCTCGAAGAATGCTTGGTCGGCCCTGTTGCTGCCTTTTTCACGTTTATTGGCTCCATGGGAAACATTCCACTGGCCGCGGTCCTCTTTGAGAACGGCGTTTCGTTTGCCGGGATAATGGCATTTATATTCTCAGACCTTGTTGTGATCCCCATCATTCGAATCAATGCAAAGTACTACGGATTGAAGATGGCGTTGTACATTTTAGGAGTCTTTTTGACTGTGTTGGTCGCCACGGCACTGATTTTGTACTATGTCTTCGACGTCATCGGAATCTTACCGTCTCCGGAAAGCGTTGACTCTTTGAGCGAACGGGACTTTTTTGAACTCAATTATACGTTTGGTTTGAACATCATCTTCCTCGTAATGTCTGTTGGCCTGTTTGGCTGGTACTTTGCAAAGCATGGCTTTGGCTGGTCGATGGGCGGCACCGTCATCGAGATTGGGTTGTTTTGGCTTGCTCTGGCTTCGTACATATGGTTGATTGGTGGATTGCTTGCCATTGTTtag